The genome window CAGCCGATCGCGCACAGCGTCGCCGAATGGCTGGCGCACGAGGAATCGGGAGCGGGATCACGCCATGTCGGCCGGATCCGGGCGACTCCGTGAGGCGCCGGACCGCCCGCGGGTGAACCGGGGCGCCCGTCCCGGCTCGGACGGGGCGCCCCGGGCCTGCCCCGTCCGGCAGACTCGCCCCATGGAGACTGCCGAGCACATCAGAGCCCTGGACGAGGAAGGCCGACTGCTCGCCACGGCCGCCCGGAAAGCCGGTACGGACGCCGAGGTGCCGACGTGCCCGGAGTGGCGGGTACGGGACCTGGTACGGCACACGGGGGCCGTGCACCGCTGGGCCACGGCCTTCGTGGCCGAGGGGCATCCCTCGCCCCGCCCCCTGCCGGACGGGCCGGACCTGGCCGGGGAGGCCCTGCTGACCTGGTTCGAGGACGGGCACCGACGGCTGGTGGACACCTTGCGCGCCGCCCCCGCCGACCTGGACTGCTGGAGCTTCCTGCCCGCCCCCTCCCCGCTCGCCTTCTGGGCCCGCCGCCAGGCCCACGAGACGGCCGTGCACCGCGCCGACGCGGAGTCCGCGCCCGGCGGCGCACTGGGTGAACCCGGCGAACCCGGCGAACCCGGGGAGCGCACCGTGGACTTCGCCGTCGACGGCATCGACGAACTCCTGCTCGGCTTCCACGCCCGCTCCCGGAGCCGGGTGCGCACCGAGACCCCGCGCGTCCTGCGGGTGCGGGCCACCGACACGAACGCCGTGTGGACCGTACGGCTGTCGTCGGAGCCGCCGGCGGCCGAGCGCGTGGACGCCGCGGCGGCGGGGGACGCCGACTGCGAGATCTCGGGGCCGGCGCCCCGGCTGTATCTGTCCCTGTGGAACCGTCTTCCGCTCCCCGCCGTCACGGGCGACACCGCGCTCGCGGAGCTGTGGCGGGAGACCTCGGGCGTCGGCTGATCCGGTATCAGTCGGCGCGCCCGCGGCCTTGTCGGGGGCGCCCGCCGCCCTCACACTCGGCCCATGGGGAGACGGACGCAGGCCGAACGGGACGCGATGACCACGGAGATCGGCTTCGCGCTCTTCGCGGGGGCGGTGCTGGCGGGCGTGGCCTACTTCGGGGTGACCGAGTTCCTGCCGGACGTCGTCGGCTCCCTGCGGAGCCGCCCGGACATGCTCCGCCACCTTGGCGCGTCGCTGACGGTGGTGGTGTTCATCGTGGTCGTCTCGATCGTGCTGACCCGCTTCCGCCGCGCCGGCCGCCCTGCCCGACAGGACCTCGCGGGAGCCGACCGGGCGGACCGGGCGGACCGGGCCGACGGGCCGGACTCGGCTCAGCCCAGCCAGCCCGGCCGTACCAAGCCCGACTCGTAGGCCAGCACGACGAGTTGGGCGCGGTCCCGGGCGCCCAGCTTCACCATCGTGCGGCTCACATGCGTCTTGGCGGTGAGCGGGCTGACGACGAGCCTGCGGGCGATCTCGTCGTTGGTGAGGCCGATACCGACGAGGGCCATCACCTCCCGTTCCCGCTCGGTGAGTCCGGAGAGCGAGGCGAGGGCCGAGGGCTCCTTGGAGCGGGCCGCGAACTCGGAGATCAGCCGCCGGGTCACCCCGGGCGACAGCAGCGCGTCGCCCTCGACCACCGCCCGTACCGCGCGCACCAGTTCCTCCGGTTCGGTGTCCTTCACCAGGAAGCCGGAGGCACCGGCACGGATCGCCTCGAAGACGTACTCGTCGAGTTCGAAGGTGGTCAGCATGACGACCCTGACCCCGTCGAGCCCGGTGTCGCCGGTGATCCGCCGGGTGGCGGCGAGCCCGTCGAGCCGTGGCATCCGGATGTCCATCAGGACGACGTCCGGGCGCAGTTCACGCACCCGGCGCAGCGCGTCCTCGCCGTCGGCGGCCTCCCCGGCGACCTCGATGTCGGGCTGTGCGTCGAGCAGCGCCTTGAACCCCGCCCGCACCAGGGCCTGGTCGTCGGCCAGCAGTACGCGGATCACCGGTCCTCCTCGACCTCGCGGGACGCCCGTACCGGCAGTACGGCGAGCACCCGGAACCCCCCGTCGGCGCGCGGTCCCGCCTCGATCGTGCCACCGAGCGCGGCGGCCCGCTCCCGCATCCCGACGAGTCCGTTGCCGCCACCGCCCGCGTCGTCGCCGGTCGCGGGCCCGTCGTCGTCGATCCGCAGCCGCAGCTCACCGCCCCCGTGACCGAGGCGCACGCGCGCGTGCCGCGATCCCGAGTGCCGTACGACGTTGGTGAGGGCCTCCTGGACGATACGGAAGGCGGCGAGATCGGCGCCGGGTGGCAGCCGGGGCGGGGCCTCGCCCTCGATCTCGACGGTCAGGCCCGCGCTGGCCGCCTGCTCGACGAGTTCGGGGAGGCGGTCGAGGCCCGGGGCGGGCGTGCGCGGGGCGTCGCCGGGGGTGCGGAGGGTGTCCAGGACCTGGCGGACCTCGCCCAGCGCCTCCTTGCTGGCGGCCTTGATGGTGGTGAGCGCGGTGCGCGCCTGTTCGGGGTCGGAGTCGAGGAGGGCGAGGCCGACGCCCGCCTGGACGTTGATCACCGAGATGCTGTGGGCGAGGACGTCGTGGAGTTCGCGGGCGATCCGCAGCCGTTCCTCGTCGGCCCGCCGCCGGGCGGCCTGCGCGCGCTCGGCCCGCTCCCGCGCCCACTGCTCCCGCCGGGTCCGGGCCAGTTCCGAGAGCGCGACGATGGCCACGCCCCAGGTGACGACGGCGACCTCCTGCCCCCAGCTCGCGGCGTCGTCCCCGCCCGGCGGCAGCCACCGGTACAGCCAGTGCGCCACCAGCACGTGTCCCGCCCACAGCGCCCCCATCGCCGTCCAGGCGGCCCTGCGGTGCCCGGCGACGATCGCGTTGAAGCAGCCGACGGCGACCGTGAGGAACACCGGCCCGTACGGGTATCCGGCCCCCAGGTACACCATGGCGGTCGTGGCCGTCCCGAAGGCGACGGCGACGGGATACCGCCACCGCCACAGCAGCTGGAGGGCGCCCACGAGCAGCAGGACTCGCGCGAAGGGGTCGAGCGCGGCGCGTTCGTCGGTCTGGAACCCGGCCGCCGCGTTCGAGCCGACCAGCACGAAGACGGTGAGCAGCAGCGTGGAGCGCCAGGGCAGGCGGGAGCGCGGCTCGTCACCGTCCGGCCGGTTCCACCACGGAGGGCCGCCACCGTGCCGCCGCCGCCACGGCGGCCCGCCCCACGCCGACGGTCCGCCCCACACCGGGGGACCGCCCCACGCAGACGGGCCGTCCGCCCGCGCCTCCTGCTCTGCCATACCGGCCACGCTAGACGCCGCCCACCGGGCGGGACGTCACCCGAGCGAGGGGATCACGTCTACTCCCCGCGAAGTACGCCCTGGAGCCCCACCTGGCGGGCGAGCCCCTCCGCCGCGTACCGGAAGAACCTCTCGCGTTCCTCGACCACCCTGTGGAACTGCCCGAACACCTCGAAGCCGACCAGTCCGAACAGCTGCGCCCACGCCGCGACCAGCCCCGGGGCCGCCTCCGGGGGCAGCTCGGGCGCGAAGTCCCCGGCCATCCGGCGCGCCTCGGGCAGCAGCCCGTCCGGCAGCTCGGGCCGCGCCGTCCCGTCGGCCCGGTGGGCGTCCCCGATGATCCCGATGAGCACCCGCCCGACCCGGGCCGCGGCCGGCACCGTCGTGTCGGGCGCGGTGTACCCGGGCACGGGCGAGCCGTAGATCAGCGCGTACTCGTGCGGCCGGGCCAGCGCCCAGGTCCGTACCGCCTCGCAGACCGCGACCCACTGTCCCGCCGGACTCGCCGCGGCGGCCCCGGCCCGCGCTGCCTCGGCGGCCTCGCCGAGGGAGTCGTAGGCGTCGATGATCAGGGCGGTCAGCAGGTCGTCGCGGCTGGGGAAGTACCGGTACAGCGCGGAGGAGACCATGCCGAGTTCCCGCGCCACGGCCCGCAGGGAGAGTTTGGCGGCACCCTCGGCGGCGAGCTGTCCGCGCGCCTCGTCCTTGATGGCGGCGGTGACCTCGATCCGGGCGCGGGCGCGGGCCCCTCGTGCTGTGCTCATACGAGGGAGTCTGCCACAGAAGCAGAGCACCGCACACAAACGAGAGCACTGCTCTTGCCATGGAGCACCGATCTCGTACACACTGTTCTCGAACGAGAGCAGTGCTCTCCGAACGGATCGCCAGGAGAAGCGCCGCTCCACCGGCCAACGGGAGGAACCCCATGTCGTCGTCGCCCCACTACATCAAGGCCAACCCCTTCGACCGCGCGCTCAACGGCTTCATCGGCCGGCTCGCCCGCCACGGCGTCAGCCTCCTCGGTACGGCCGAGCTGTCCGTGCGCGGCCGCAAGAGCGGCGAGTGGCGTCGGCTGCCGGTCAACCCGTTGCCGTACGAGGGCGGCCCCTATCTCGTGTCGGCGCGCGGCCACTCCGAGTGGGTGCGCAACATGCGGGCGGCCGGCGGCGGACGGCTCCAGGTCGGGCGCCGGACGCAGGAGTTCACCGCGGTCGAGCTGCCCGACGAGGAGAAGCCCGTCGTGCTGCGCACCTACCTCAAGAAGTGGGGCTGGGAGGTGGGCCGGTTCTTCGGCGACGTGAACGCCGACTCCACCGACGAGGAGCTGCTCGCCGCCGCGCCGAAGCACCCCGTCTTCCGGATCACCGTTCAGCGGTGACCCTGCGGGGTGTCGGCGGGGTGCCGGCGGGCAGGGCGCCACGGCGCCCTCCGGTTCCTACTTGTCGAAGGCGGTCAGCGCGCGCTGGGCGATCGGGTGGCTGCGGACGATCTCGCCCAGCGAGGTCGACCCGCGGGTGATGTCGACGAAGGCCCGCCAGGCGGGCCGGAACCCGGTGAGCGCCGCGTGGAAGAGACCGGGCCGCCGCTCGAAGGCGACCAGCAGCCGCTTGCCGACGCTCATCTCGACACCGAGCCCCGCCTTCACGGCGAACGCGTAGTTGAGGGCCTGGCGGCGGGTGTCCACCGCGTCGTGCGCCTCGGCGATCCGCACCGCCCACTCCCCCGCGAGCCGCCCCGACCGCAGCGCGAAGGAGATGCCCTCCCGCGTCCACGGTTCGAGGAGCCCCGCCGCGTCACCGCAGACCAGCACCCGCCCCCGCGACAGCGGCGAGTCGTCGGCCCGGCAGCGCGTCAAGTGCCCGGAGGAGACGCTCGGTTCGAAACCGGCGAGGCCGAGCCGTCCGATGAAGTCCTCCAAGTACCGCTTGGTGGCGGCGCCTTCACCGCGCGCGGAGATCACACCCACGGTCAGGGTGTCGCCCTTGGGGAACACCCATCCGTAACTGCCGGGCATCGGGCCCCAGTCGATGAGGACCCGGCCCTTCCAGTCCTCGGCGACGGTCTCCGGAACCGGGATCTCCGCCTCCAGACCGAGGTCGACCTGGTCGAGCTTCACCCCGACATGGGCCCCTATCCGGCTGGCGCTGCCGTCCGCGCCCACGACGGCCCGCGCGAGGAGCGTCTCACCGCTCTGCAGGACGACGGCGACCGTGCGCCGGTCGGGCACGGCCGAGCCGTGCTGCTCGACCCGGACGACCGTGACACCCGTCCGCAGTTCGGCGCCCGCCTTCTGGGCGTGCTCGACGAGCTGCTGGTCGAACTCGGGCCGGTTGATCAGCCCGAACAGCATCTGTTTCGACTTGCGCGTGCGGGCGTAACGGCCGTCCAGCGAGAACGTGACCGCGTGCACCCGGTCCTTGAGGGGCAGTTCGAAGCCGGGCGGCAACGAGTCGCGGGAGGGGCCGATGATGCCGCCGCCGCACGTCTTGTACCGCGGCAGTTCCGCCTTCTCCAGCATCAGGACGCCGCGTCCCGCGACCGCCGCCGCGTAGGCGGCCGAAGCCCCCGCGGGGCCCGCGCCCACCACGACGACGTCCCACACCCGCTGCACGTCGTCCGCCGAAGAGTTCTCGCTGCTCACGATGGTCTACTGCTCCCGATCCAGCCGCCTGCCGCACCTGTCCCACGCATCCTACGGCGGGTGACGCCGGGGACCGCTGTGGGAGGATCGGCAGCGCGTGCGCCCTACACCGACACACCGGGCGAGGGCGTACGCGGCCACCCACCCAGAAGGACAACGTCGCACCCACCAGGAGCGTGCCCATGCCGTCGAACCCGGTCGCCGAGACCGTCGCCTCACTGCTTCCCCGGGCGAAGGAAGAGCTGACCGAACTGGTGGCCTTCAGGTCGGTGGCGGACTTCGACCAGTTCCCGAGGAGCGAGAGCGAGGGCGCCGCGAACTGGGTCGCCGACGCGCTGCGCGCCGAGGGCTTCGAGGACGTGGCCCTGCTCGACACCCCCGACGGCACCCAGTCCGTGTACGGCCACCTCCCGGGCCCCGAGGGCGCGAAGACCGTGCTCCTGTACGCCCACTACGACGTGCAGCCGCCGCTGGACGAGGCGGCCTGGGTGTCACCGCCGTTCGAGCTGACCGAGCGGGACGGCCGCTGGTACGGGCGCGGCGCCGCCGACTGCAAGGGCGGTGTGCTCATGCATCTGCTGGCGCTGCGGGCGTTGAAGGCGAACGGCGGTGTCCCCGTCCACATCAAGGTGATCGCCGAGGGCTCCGAGGAGATGGGCACGGGCGGCCTCCAGCGGTACGCCGAGGCGCACCCCGAACTGCTCGCCGCCGACACCGTCGTCATCGGCGACGCGGGCAACTTCCGTGTGGGCCTGCCGACGGTGACCTCCTCCCTGCGCGGCATGGTCCTCATGCGTGTGCGGGTCGACGCCCTCGAAGGCAATCTGCACTCGGGCCAGTTCGGCGGCGCGGCCCCGGACGCGCTGGCCGCGCTGATCCGGGTCCTCGACTCGCTGCGCGCCGAGGACGGCACGACGACCGTCGACGGCCTCCCCGGCGACGGCACCTGGGACGGACTCCAGTACGCCGACGAGCAGTTCCGCGAGGACGCCAAAGTGCTCGACGGCGTGGAACTGGTCGGCTCGGGCACGGTCGCCGACCGCATCTGGGCCCGCCCGGCCGCCACCGTGCTCGGCATCGACGCCCCGCCCGTGGTCGGCGCGACCCCGTCGATCCAGGCCGGCGCCCGCGCCCTGGTCGGTCTGCGCGTCCCGCCGGGCGCGGACGTCCAGCAGGCGATCAAGCTGCTCGAATCCCATCTGGTCGCGCACACCCCGTGGGGCGCCCGGGTGAGCTGCGAACTGATCGGCCACGGCCAGCCGTTCCGCGCCGACACCTCCAGCCCGGCCTACGAGGCGATGGCCGCGGCCATGGCCGTCGCCTACCCGGGCCAGGAGATGAGTTACGCGGGCCACGGCGGCTCCATCCCCCTCTGCAACGCCCTCGCCGCCCTCTACCCCGACGCCGAGATCCTCCTCATCGGCCTCAGCGAACCCGAGGCCCAGATCCACGCGGCCAACGAGAGCGTCTCCCCGGAGGAGTTGGAACGCATGTCGGTGACAGAGGCACTGTTCCTCCAGAACTACGCGACGAACTGACCGAGCTTTTCAACGCCGCCGCAGTACCGCGCCCCGCTTTGAGAGGTGCGGGGAACTTCGCGAGCAACCACGATCCACCCGCAGACGCCCGACTACCCACCCCGAACGGCGGCAACGCGAACAGTCCCCCTACACCGGCACCCCGGCCTCCAAGTACAGCGCGGCGCCCCGCTCCCGCGCCCGCAGCGCCCACCGCAACCGCTCGTACCGCACCGGCGGCAACAGATCCGCCGCCTCCTCCTCCGTCACGAACCGCCACTCCCGCAGCTCCGTCCCGGGCAGCACGGGCCGCTGCGCCCCACCCGTGTCGATCCGCCCCCCGTCGAAGAGCAGCCGCAACCCGCCGTACCGAGGCCGCGCGGGCGCCTCCCAGTCCACCACCAGCAGCCGGGGCACCTCCTCCAGCCGTATCCCGGTCTCCTCGAACACCTCACGCACGCCCGCCCGCGCCGGCGCCTCCCCGGCCTCCACCACGCCGCCGGGAAACTCCCAACCCGCCTTGTAGGTCGGGTCGACGAGCAGCACCCGGTCCTCCTCGTCGAACAGCAGAACCCCCGCGGCGACCGTCTCGGCGGTCGGCTCGGGGGTCTGCACGATGTCGCACACGGGTACGTCGTCGGCGGCCACGGCGTCGGCGATGCGCCGCGCGGTCTCGTACGGGGTGAGGGCGCCCGTGTCGACGAGATGGGCATCGGTGGTGAGCCAGCCGCTCAGCGCGGCGCGGTAGGGCGCGATGTGGTCGTACGCCCATTGACGCAGCCGCATCTCGCCGTCGGGGAGGTCGGGCGGAATCTCCCGCCCCGCTATTCGCTCTCGCAGTATCGTTTCGGCCGGGGCCAGGAGCAGATGCCGTACGGGTATGCGGCGGGAGGCCAGGCCGCCGAAGATCTCGTCGCGGTACTCCTGGCGGAGCAGGGTCATGGGGACCACGAGGGTGCCGCCCAGCTCGGCGAGCAGTGCGGCGGCGGTGTCGACCACGAGCCGTCGCCAGCTCGGCAGGTCCTGGAAGTCGCCGACCTCGGCGAGGCGTTTGGCCGGCAGCATGTGTGTCAGTGCGCCGCCGATGACCTCGGGGTCGAAGAGCGTGCTGTTCGGGATCAGTTCGATCAGTTCCCGTGCGGTGGTGGTCTTCCCCGCACCGAACGCACCGTTGATCCAGACGATCACGGTTCCCCCTCTTCTGTTGACCCCCTGAGGCTTGCCCTCCACTCCGCCACGGAAACCAGCCGCTGCTGAGGAGCCGAAAGACGGGGAGCCGGAGCACACGGGCGGCGGGCCCCCACCGTGTGGGGACCCGCCGCCCGTGGTGCGAGAGGAGGCGGGCGGCCGGTCCGCCACCCGCCACCAGGCCGTCAGCCTTCCTTGCCGCCCTTGCCCTCCTGGTCCGCCTGGCCCCCCAGGGCGTCCTCGTCGACCGCCAGGCTGTCGCTGGAGACCGTCTTGCCGACCTTGCCGAGCGTGCCCTCGACGTCCAGTTTGCTCAGTCCGTCCGTCTTCCCGAGCGCGTCCGAGGCGTCGAGACCGTGCGACGGCGTGATGGCCGCGACGACGAAACCGGTGGCGAGGGAGGCGATGGCGAGCATGCTGCGCTTCTTCATGCCCCGCTCAACTGCGGAACGGGGCACGGGGTCACGCCCCGATTTCCGACGCTTCCCGGGCACCCGGGACGTCGCCCGGCTCGGC of Streptomyces phaeolivaceus contains these proteins:
- a CDS encoding geranylgeranyl reductase family protein; its protein translation is MSSENSSADDVQRVWDVVVVGAGPAGASAAYAAAVAGRGVLMLEKAELPRYKTCGGGIIGPSRDSLPPGFELPLKDRVHAVTFSLDGRYARTRKSKQMLFGLINRPEFDQQLVEHAQKAGAELRTGVTVVRVEQHGSAVPDRRTVAVVLQSGETLLARAVVGADGSASRIGAHVGVKLDQVDLGLEAEIPVPETVAEDWKGRVLIDWGPMPGSYGWVFPKGDTLTVGVISARGEGAATKRYLEDFIGRLGLAGFEPSVSSGHLTRCRADDSPLSRGRVLVCGDAAGLLEPWTREGISFALRSGRLAGEWAVRIAEAHDAVDTRRQALNYAFAVKAGLGVEMSVGKRLLVAFERRPGLFHAALTGFRPAWRAFVDITRGSTSLGEIVRSHPIAQRALTAFDK
- a CDS encoding dipeptidase, with protein sequence MPSNPVAETVASLLPRAKEELTELVAFRSVADFDQFPRSESEGAANWVADALRAEGFEDVALLDTPDGTQSVYGHLPGPEGAKTVLLYAHYDVQPPLDEAAWVSPPFELTERDGRWYGRGAADCKGGVLMHLLALRALKANGGVPVHIKVIAEGSEEMGTGGLQRYAEAHPELLAADTVVIGDAGNFRVGLPTVTSSLRGMVLMRVRVDALEGNLHSGQFGGAAPDALAALIRVLDSLRAEDGTTTVDGLPGDGTWDGLQYADEQFREDAKVLDGVELVGSGTVADRIWARPAATVLGIDAPPVVGATPSIQAGARALVGLRVPPGADVQQAIKLLESHLVAHTPWGARVSCELIGHGQPFRADTSSPAYEAMAAAMAVAYPGQEMSYAGHGGSIPLCNALAALYPDAEILLIGLSEPEAQIHAANESVSPEELERMSVTEALFLQNYATN
- a CDS encoding TetR/AcrR family transcriptional regulator; the encoded protein is MSTARGARARARIEVTAAIKDEARGQLAAEGAAKLSLRAVARELGMVSSALYRYFPSRDDLLTALIIDAYDSLGEAAEAARAGAAAASPAGQWVAVCEAVRTWALARPHEYALIYGSPVPGYTAPDTTVPAAARVGRVLIGIIGDAHRADGTARPELPDGLLPEARRMAGDFAPELPPEAAPGLVAAWAQLFGLVGFEVFGQFHRVVEERERFFRYAAEGLARQVGLQGVLRGE
- a CDS encoding nitroreductase family deazaflavin-dependent oxidoreductase; amino-acid sequence: MSSSPHYIKANPFDRALNGFIGRLARHGVSLLGTAELSVRGRKSGEWRRLPVNPLPYEGGPYLVSARGHSEWVRNMRAAGGGRLQVGRRTQEFTAVELPDEEKPVVLRTYLKKWGWEVGRFFGDVNADSTDEELLAAAPKHPVFRITVQR
- a CDS encoding DUF6332 family protein — its product is MGRRTQAERDAMTTEIGFALFAGAVLAGVAYFGVTEFLPDVVGSLRSRPDMLRHLGASLTVVVFIVVVSIVLTRFRRAGRPARQDLAGADRADRADRADGPDSAQPSQPGRTKPDS
- a CDS encoding maleylpyruvate isomerase family mycothiol-dependent enzyme; translated protein: METAEHIRALDEEGRLLATAARKAGTDAEVPTCPEWRVRDLVRHTGAVHRWATAFVAEGHPSPRPLPDGPDLAGEALLTWFEDGHRRLVDTLRAAPADLDCWSFLPAPSPLAFWARRQAHETAVHRADAESAPGGALGEPGEPGEPGERTVDFAVDGIDELLLGFHARSRSRVRTETPRVLRVRATDTNAVWTVRLSSEPPAAERVDAAAAGDADCEISGPAPRLYLSLWNRLPLPAVTGDTALAELWRETSGVG
- a CDS encoding sensor histidine kinase encodes the protein MAEQEARADGPSAWGGPPVWGGPSAWGGPPWRRRHGGGPPWWNRPDGDEPRSRLPWRSTLLLTVFVLVGSNAAAGFQTDERAALDPFARVLLLVGALQLLWRWRYPVAVAFGTATTAMVYLGAGYPYGPVFLTVAVGCFNAIVAGHRRAAWTAMGALWAGHVLVAHWLYRWLPPGGDDAASWGQEVAVVTWGVAIVALSELARTRREQWARERAERAQAARRRADEERLRIARELHDVLAHSISVINVQAGVGLALLDSDPEQARTALTTIKAASKEALGEVRQVLDTLRTPGDAPRTPAPGLDRLPELVEQAASAGLTVEIEGEAPPRLPPGADLAAFRIVQEALTNVVRHSGSRHARVRLGHGGGELRLRIDDDGPATGDDAGGGGNGLVGMRERAAALGGTIEAGPRADGGFRVLAVLPVRASREVEEDR
- a CDS encoding NUDIX hydrolase, which gives rise to MIVWINGAFGAGKTTTARELIELIPNSTLFDPEVIGGALTHMLPAKRLAEVGDFQDLPSWRRLVVDTAAALLAELGGTLVVPMTLLRQEYRDEIFGGLASRRIPVRHLLLAPAETILRERIAGREIPPDLPDGEMRLRQWAYDHIAPYRAALSGWLTTDAHLVDTGALTPYETARRIADAVAADDVPVCDIVQTPEPTAETVAAGVLLFDEEDRVLLVDPTYKAGWEFPGGVVEAGEAPARAGVREVFEETGIRLEEVPRLLVVDWEAPARPRYGGLRLLFDGGRIDTGGAQRPVLPGTELREWRFVTEEEAADLLPPVRYERLRWALRARERGAALYLEAGVPV
- a CDS encoding response regulator, whose translation is MIRVLLADDQALVRAGFKALLDAQPDIEVAGEAADGEDALRRVRELRPDVVLMDIRMPRLDGLAATRRITGDTGLDGVRVVMLTTFELDEYVFEAIRAGASGFLVKDTEPEELVRAVRAVVEGDALLSPGVTRRLISEFAARSKEPSALASLSGLTEREREVMALVGIGLTNDEIARRLVVSPLTAKTHVSRTMVKLGARDRAQLVVLAYESGLVRPGWLG